The region GTGTCTTTCCATCCAACCAAATAGCAGATGAAGTGGgggaggacaaggacaggacCGGAGAGGGTGAGGGGACGAACAGCCGGCCAGTAACGGAGGACCAGCCGCGGCCAAGCCTAGTGGGAGCCAGTCAGGGAGTGGGCATGGCAGAGAAGAAGGGGTGGATGGTCTCACAGCAGCACACAGCGCAGGCAGAAACATCAGACCAAAGAACTGAACCCCCGTTACCAGAGAGGCACATGGACTGACCTGCACAGAGTCTATTTTCTATCATGTCTACCTTTGCCTTGCACGCCATATTATGTACAAAAACAACGAATTATGAACAAAAGGTTTTAAAAAGAGTGTAAAAACATACCTATACTTgttaataattattaaaaagttGATTCTGAAGTGACACCAAGTGCACTGTCTTCATCACAAATTTAGATTAGCTAAAATTCTAAATAATAAACCttgatttattcattattaaagGTATAGCATCTTCCCTGTGAAATGCAaggaaaatatgaaaaacagGGAGATGGCAATTTCAGCTCATTTGTAATCAAGTTGGATTTTTCATGACCATATAAAGCAGTAGCCTGTCTCATAAGCTTTGTTTATAGGTGGCGCTGATGTTCATATTTTGTTCTGATCTTGTTCACGTTCCGGTTGTTCCCACAAGTGTAGACgattaaaatatgaataattatCCAATGGCCATTAGATCTCATAAAAAGACAAGATCAGGTCGAGATCAACACAAACGATGCATGCTAGTGGCAGGTATTAGCAGGCCTAAGGTGAATGCAAGGAATACAGAGTGCAGCCTGTCCAGTGGCCTCCAACACAGCCAGTcatctgtgtgtaatgtagttTCTCCACGGTAACGCCACATTGATATCTCAAACCGCCACTGAGCCGTGCTGTTGCTGGGAGATGGCTGCTGGAGCCTTCACAGGAGTGCCGTCTGTGTGGAGGCAGGAGATGAAGAATCCATCTGTGAGGGTGGGCCTGAACACACTAGCCAGACGCCATGCGCCGTTGTCAAAATGAATTCAAATCGGCCGGGTTGAAATCAATACACAACACAATTttgatgtaaaatgttttatcacaTTAAGATATTAACAATTGGCACTTAatttactgtaataaaatcaactgtatcttgtaaaaacaaaatcaatccATGGATCCAAATCGCATGGCAAATAAAgagcatttatttattgaaaactAGACAAATCAACTTTTAGCTATATAACAACCAGTAGTGTGCAGTCATGCTACAACGAGAGACGTTAAATAGctttagaaaaataaacattctgtgGAACTGAGGTGTTGGGGTGTGGATGAGTGGAGCATGGCTTTCAGTATGTCAGCCTTCATCATTCCCAGGAAATAGAGCAGCTGTAGCCTGCTGCTGTGAAACACAAATCACCACAAATCTGCCCACAGATACAATAACCACTCATTAACCAAAAGCAGTATCGCCAAAATATCATAATGTAACTATAACCAGCCCGGCACACTAATGTCTTGAAGAAAATGGTATATTGTTACTGCTCTCAATCCAGCCCTGGTACTGATACTGCACTGAAAAAAAATACCTCTATGCTAAGGCCACTATCCTGCTGATAGTTTAGGACAATATGCATGCAGCCGTGCtgaataataaaacacaaaaaccttTTTGTTGAACTACAAGTCTTTGCTACCCTTGGAATAAAGACCTCTGCAAAGCTAATGGTGGAACAGGACTTTTGCAGGGTCTGGTTTTTATGTTGTCTGTGCACAGGACTCAGGATATATAAGAGCCTGGAGACACTGAAAAATTCAAGATTTGGGGTCATGAGGGCTTTCAGCTGAAACTAAATCAGTCTCATGTTTGTTTTAAGTTCTCTTTGGTAAAGGTTTAAGAAATCCCACATGGGATTTTAAGGAAATCTGATTCACATTCATGGTTTAAAGTGAGGTCGCCTCTTATTTCTTTAGCATAATCAATGCCAAAGAAATAATATATTAAACTAttcctacatactgtacaccTTTTACATCAGGAAGGCcaatagaaaatgtacaaaagaaaaagaaaacagcaatcgttcttgaatacatttcaattcaAAGCGTATTGAGGAGTGTACTATCAAACTGGTCCACCAGAGAATTAGGAGCAGTCTGCTGCTTGTTTTAAGATGACACCCAGAAATAAGTATATTGCATACAAACTTAACAGAACCCACCGATCACCCATCCAAAAATACTCTAATAATatggaaaaaatacaatttaatgaaaataacacatttgattCATCAACTCATTTCCCTAGGGTTGTCTTAGCATTATACAGAGATTGGGAACATAAAACTTTCTTCCTCCTCATTACCTCTAGGCTTACAAAAGAAGCAGGAATGGGCTTAAATATTATGTACAAACCTTTTTTTACACACCCCAAGTTGGAATGTTAAAATATGGCCAATCCATCTCTAATGTTAGCTACCTATAGCCTAcatgtgaagaaaacaaaacccCACAAAGCTTAAAAAGTTGTCTGTCTGAAATATAAATTTCAATATGGTATATGGAGCACTGTGGCTCACTGTGAACACATTGTTTACATCTCACAGTCAAGACATTGTATTTAAGCTGATCGATCTGTGGTTGAGCTGTGCAGGAAGCGCTCTCTTTTAGTGTTTGTCTGAAGACGTGCAGGTTCAGACTTGTCGTATCTAAAAGGTTGTAGAACTACTGTGACAGTAGGCGTGTAGAGCAAAAATATTCTGCATGCTGGAATGTTTCATTCTCAGTCGTGTATGATACGTCTACAACACACAAAAAGAGAAGGCTAGTTCTGAGCATagtgcaacacacacacacacaaccatctgAATGAACACCGATTGACAAAGAGAGAGCTCCTGGTCAGCCCAGAAATATGGCTACCACTTTGGAAAACGAACAAAGAATCACATGGTAACGGTTATAGAAAATAAGGCCTCTGAAGGAACAGCTGTGTCTTGCATATGCCGTCCTGCTGATTGCAtgttctctccccctcactccctctccttccccaagTCCCAGTGTCCCAGTGCTAGAGTGTAGCTAGGACTCTGAGGAAGGAGATAATCAGGACACAGAAGGACTGGCCAACTCCAAACACCAAGGCCTCCAAGGAGATCATCCTCTTCCCTGCTGCTTTGTACACCCCAGCTATGGCTGCACCTACAATCACAATGAAgaaattatatacatttgtatGAGGAGTCCTTTTAACCTCATGGCTTAGAGTGTTGACTCAATAGGTAGGTTTGTCTACACGTACAAACAGGTGAGGAAACTCTATCCTGAGGGGGCCAAAACATCTCTTTCTACCTGCTAGGTAACTGCcatcacctggtgtcccaggtctcaATTTAGAAAGGATGAGAACCAGAAGTGTTTTCGGTATTTGAGGCCTGGAGTTGTCTTGCCCAGGTGTAAAATAGCATATAATGTTCATGAGAGAAGGCGAATAACTCACTGGTAAGGACACCGCCAAACACAGGGCCCACAATGCCCATAAGTAGGATGGCTATGGGCATGAAGCGAGCCATCTTGTGCTGTCGCAGGGTGGCAAGGGCCAGGAGCGCAGCAGGGAGGTGAAACACGAGCGAAGAAACTGCAGCCCACAAGAAGACACCATACCACATCTCTGAGAAAAGAGTGAAGGAAATTAACAAAGCGCATAATCATACAGCTATGTGTAGCATAGTATACACAAATTTAGTCTGAAAAGAACTCATGAATACAATACTAACCTTACCTAGCAGTAAGTGCTAAACTGTATATCCGTATTGCTGATGTAAAACTGACCCATACTAGCTAACTACATTACCCTGCGAAATAATCCAAGCTGTTTACGattacatatttatataaatcTCTCTGTCACTTGCCACTAATCTGTAGAATAATCCGTCTCTCACAAAGGACAATTTCTCTTAAAACGAAGATGGCTGCTACTCCTAGAATGGATTAATATTGGGGACTAAGTGCCGATGTCTGCTTTGTATGAGATTGTTATTGCCGGCTGGCTAGTTAGCACTTAGCCCTTCTTAGCTATCTTAGCTTAGGTTTAGCTATCCTAACTAAGTTAGCGAACTAGCTATCCTATGTagagtagctagctaactttaggtatttttttttagcaatttcTTTACCAGTAGTAGTAGTTAGCAACACTAAATTAATAACCTGTCTTACAGTTAACATGGGGAGGGGTTGCTTATATCTAACGCGATTCAACTGGCTAAAGTCAGAGAGAGGCTGCGAATTGAATCTCACCTGAGAAGTCGCTAAGCGATGTGTCGTTGCCTCGATTGGTGCCATTTTTCCTTGGAACCAAATTCAAGCTAAGAATTTGCTGAACAAACCCAATTTCGTTATATCCGTTCTGCATGTCTTATGCACAGAACACCACAAGCATGTGTGAGAGACCACGAATATCCGAGTAACACCATGAGAACAATAATTTTGGATCCAGCAAGTTCACAGGGATTGATCTTCCTGAATGCAGCCACTAGCTTAGCTTGATCCTTGATGTCAACACAACTTGGTTAGGACCAGTTTGACGTCACGTCGCACCAGACTGATAGGCGGGTCCTGAATGGGTATTTCAGAACGTAATATTGCAATATCGTAATATATTGCCAGTTTAATTTTAACAGAATTCCCTAATCGATACCTTGATTTATGCATTACTTCaatttttattttccaacaaaacagacacaaatctCTTTTGACgacagattttttaaatattctgtATCTGCAGGACATGCCGTGGTAATACCGGAAGTGTAAGAGCCACCATAGAAATACACAAGTAGCTGGAAGGACAATCGAGAAACGCTACACGACTGTAATTTCTGAAGCTAATTAACAAATCCTATCGTTTTTGGAAATTTGAGATATTTGTTTGTGaacttatttaattattttagtaGCGGGTAGCTATAACCAGCTTTCCAACTAGAGAACTTAAGTTGTACATGCTTCATAGCTAACGTTACAGCCAAGGGGTTTGTAATACACTGGTGCTTTGTATTTGGTGCTAACTTTACTTGTAGCCATCTAACCCCTGTTTACTATTGGCAGAGCGTGGAGGTTTGTACTGAAgggaaaaataatgaattactcAGATTATGATTCCGATGGCTATTCTTCAAATGAGGATCAAGACTATGTCCCATCCGGTAAGATTTCAGTACCCACTGCTGGCAGATAGAAATGCAACAATGCTTATACTAGAGTTGACACTGTTACTTTATTGCAATTTCTAAATGCTATACGATATTTTGCCTGCTCGTATTTTCATAATATGTTTCTTGTCGATGGCTACTACATTTGTCATTCTTAATTGTCTTTATTATGGTTGTATGACAGATGACAACCTTAGTGAAGATGATATGAATGAATGTGTGAGGGAAGATGGTCTGGAAGGTGATGACCAGAGTGGGCAGCAGGCTGATAATGTaaccaaaaagaaaaagaagaaaggcCAAGACATTGGTATGAGGTGAGAGATTCATCACTTTATGGTTTGGACTGTTTAAAATCATCAATCTGACCATAATTGCTttgttttggtatttttttattgtctttgtCAGTGTTGATATTCTGCTGACATTATCAAATTGGTTGTGGATAAAGTCTTGGTGTAAGACCATGTTTTTACATTCTTCATAGTTAGGACAGTTTTCATTGGACAGGTATAATGTATcagaaaacaaatgtcaaaagTTTCCACTAGATTCCGCTAAAAGCCAGTTAACATCCATAGTCCCCCAGCAGGTCGACCTCCATGAAAACTCACATTAACATTTTGCAGAGTCTAGTAATTGCACCTATTAACATTTTTCTGCCTCTCCTTTTGCCCTCTTATTTAGGAAACGAAAAAAAGGAGGACTGAAATTAGAGGAGACCGAGGAGGATAGAATGGTGGAGGTTCAGAAGGTTGATCCGGAGTCTGAGGTTTCTGCTCCCT is a window of Esox lucius isolate fEsoLuc1 chromosome 19, fEsoLuc1.pri, whole genome shotgun sequence DNA encoding:
- the tmem170a gene encoding transmembrane protein 170A; protein product: MQNGYNEIGFVQQILSLNLVPRKNGTNRGNDTSLSDFSEMWYGVFLWAAVSSLVFHLPAALLALATLRQHKMARFMPIAILLMGIVGPVFGGVLTSAAIAGVYKAAGKRMISLEALVFGVGQSFCVLIISFLRVLATL